A single region of the Buteo buteo chromosome 16, bButBut1.hap1.1, whole genome shotgun sequence genome encodes:
- the LOC142039988 gene encoding uncharacterized protein LOC142039988 isoform X4 — translation MAATTVTESGGMRIITEVIPATDPRAAQLASSSTLPASTTLSFQVRGFRKAQPKALGLLVSGSLLVESEKRDNILLVKTCCVVNMGVILSTLVATLVHTTAITHDAPGCETNMPYQLKAEWCFNADNKILTNGLDSMFVIFSFLEFCVAVAALAFGYNAIKQHNYMPMAP, via the exons ATGGCAGCCACCACGGTGACCGAGTCCGGAGGCATGAGGATCATCACGGAGGTCATCCCGGCCACAGACCCCCGAGCGGCCCAGCTGGCCTCCAGCTCCACGCTGCCTGCATCCACCACGTTGTCATTTCAAGTCAGAGGCTTCAGAAAGGCTCAGCCCAAGGCGCTGGGG CTCCTGGTCTCAGGCTCTCTGCTGGTGGAAAGTGAAAAAAGAGATAACATCTTGCTG GTGAAGACCTGCTGCGTTGTCAACATGGGGGTCATCCTGAGCACGCTGGTGGCCACTCTTGTCCACACCACGGCCATCACTCACGATGCCCCTGGCTGCGAGACCAACATGCCGTACCAGCTGAAAGCCGAGTGGTGCTTCAACGCTGATAACAAG ATCCTGACCAACGGGCTGGATTCCATGTTCGTCATCTTCAGCTTCCTGGAGTTCTGCGTGGCGGTGGCGGCCCTGGCCTTTGGCTACAATGCCATCAAGCAGCACAACTACATGCCCATG gcGCCGTAG
- the LOC142039988 gene encoding membrane-spanning 4-domains subfamily A member 15-like isoform X1 has product MSVLLVSPLMWTRSMCWSPAGWELAWSFSFPACPGSSAPLCPQAMAATTVTESGGMRIITEVIPATDPRAAQLASSSTLPASTTLSFQVRGFRKAQPKALGTIHIFTGIIHVCFGIILTVSEYRKPSLPVASGVLFWLGLLLLVSGSLLVESEKRDNILLVKTCCVVNMGVILSTLVATLVHTTAITHDAPGCETNMPYQLKAEWCFNADNKILTNGLDSMFVIFSFLEFCVAVAALAFGYNAIKQHNYMPMAP; this is encoded by the exons ATGTCAGTGCTTCTCGTGTCACCGCTCATGTGGACACGTTCCATGTGCTGGTCCCCAGCAGGGTGGGAGCTGGCCTGGTCCTTCAGCTTCCCCGCCTGCCCCGGCTCCTCAGCCCCACTCTGCCCACAGGCGATGGCAGCCACCACGGTGACCGAGTCCGGAGGCATGAGGATCATCACGGAGGTCATCCCGGCCACAGACCCCCGAGCGGCCCAGCTGGCCTCCAGCTCCACGCTGCCTGCATCCACCACGTTGTCATTTCAAGTCAGAGGCTTCAGAAAGGCTCAGCCCAAGGCGCTGGGG ACCATCCACATCTTCACTGGGATCATCCATGTCTGCTTTGGGATCATATTGACGGTGTCAGAGTACAGGAAACCTTCCCTCCCTGTGGCCAGCGGGGTCCTCTTCTGGCTCGGGCTCCTG CTCCTGGTCTCAGGCTCTCTGCTGGTGGAAAGTGAAAAAAGAGATAACATCTTGCTG GTGAAGACCTGCTGCGTTGTCAACATGGGGGTCATCCTGAGCACGCTGGTGGCCACTCTTGTCCACACCACGGCCATCACTCACGATGCCCCTGGCTGCGAGACCAACATGCCGTACCAGCTGAAAGCCGAGTGGTGCTTCAACGCTGATAACAAG ATCCTGACCAACGGGCTGGATTCCATGTTCGTCATCTTCAGCTTCCTGGAGTTCTGCGTGGCGGTGGCGGCCCTGGCCTTTGGCTACAATGCCATCAAGCAGCACAACTACATGCCCATG gcGCCGTAG
- the CCDC86 gene encoding coiled-coil domain-containing protein 86 → MEGECGAAPALGPGPEGSNGAAPVPTPARRRRKSAKKRKEAAAAAVIPRGRPKSGRVWKDPGKKRFSHMIQDKALRTSWARKMKERQERKLVRDLARQLQEGKQREREEKKRRREENLKRRLENERKAEIVQVIRNPLKLKRAKKKQLRRVEKRDTLALLQKTPVRCKAATE, encoded by the exons ATGGAGGGGGAgtgcggggcggccccggcctTGGGTCCGGGCCCTGAGGGATCCAACGGAGCGGCCCCGGTCCCgaccccggcccggcggcgTCGGAAATCTGCTAAGAAGCgaaaggaggcggcggcggcggcagtgATCCCGCGGGGCAGGCCCAAATCGGGGCGGGTGTGGAAGGACCCCGGCAAGAAGAG GTTCTCACACATGATCCAGGACAAGGCCCTTCGCACCTCTTGGGCACGGAAGATGAAGGAGCGGCAGGAAAGGAAGCTCGTCCGGGACCTGGCACggcagctgcaggaggggaaGCAGAGAGAGCGAGAG GAGAAGaagcggcggcgggaggagaaCCTGAAGCGGCGCCTGGAGAATGAGCGGAAGGCGGAGATTGTGCAAGTG ATCCGGAACCCACTGAAGCTCAAGCGGGCAAAGAAGAAGCAGCTGCGGCGGGTGGAGAAGCGGGACACGCTGGCCCTGCTCCAGAAGACACCCGTGCGGTGCAAAGCAGCCACCGAGTGA
- the LOC142039988 gene encoding membrane-spanning 4-domains subfamily A member 15-like isoform X3, with the protein MAATTVTESGGMRIITEVIPATDPRAAQLASSSTLPASTTLSFQVRGFRKAQPKALGTIHIFTGIIHVCFGIILTVSEYRKPSLPVASGVLFWLGLLLLVSGSLLVESEKRDNILLVKTCCVVNMGVILSTLVATLVHTTAITHDAPGCETNMPYQLKAEWCFNADNKILTNGLDSMFVIFSFLEFCVAVAALAFGYNAIKQHNYMPMAP; encoded by the exons ATGGCAGCCACCACGGTGACCGAGTCCGGAGGCATGAGGATCATCACGGAGGTCATCCCGGCCACAGACCCCCGAGCGGCCCAGCTGGCCTCCAGCTCCACGCTGCCTGCATCCACCACGTTGTCATTTCAAGTCAGAGGCTTCAGAAAGGCTCAGCCCAAGGCGCTGGGG ACCATCCACATCTTCACTGGGATCATCCATGTCTGCTTTGGGATCATATTGACGGTGTCAGAGTACAGGAAACCTTCCCTCCCTGTGGCCAGCGGGGTCCTCTTCTGGCTCGGGCTCCTG CTCCTGGTCTCAGGCTCTCTGCTGGTGGAAAGTGAAAAAAGAGATAACATCTTGCTG GTGAAGACCTGCTGCGTTGTCAACATGGGGGTCATCCTGAGCACGCTGGTGGCCACTCTTGTCCACACCACGGCCATCACTCACGATGCCCCTGGCTGCGAGACCAACATGCCGTACCAGCTGAAAGCCGAGTGGTGCTTCAACGCTGATAACAAG ATCCTGACCAACGGGCTGGATTCCATGTTCGTCATCTTCAGCTTCCTGGAGTTCTGCGTGGCGGTGGCGGCCCTGGCCTTTGGCTACAATGCCATCAAGCAGCACAACTACATGCCCATG gcGCCGTAG
- the LOC142039988 gene encoding uncharacterized protein LOC142039988 isoform X2 codes for MSVLLVSPLMWTRSMCWSPAGWELAWSFSFPACPGSSAPLCPQAMAATTVTESGGMRIITEVIPATDPRAAQLASSSTLPASTTLSFQVRGFRKAQPKALGLLVSGSLLVESEKRDNILLVKTCCVVNMGVILSTLVATLVHTTAITHDAPGCETNMPYQLKAEWCFNADNKILTNGLDSMFVIFSFLEFCVAVAALAFGYNAIKQHNYMPMAP; via the exons ATGTCAGTGCTTCTCGTGTCACCGCTCATGTGGACACGTTCCATGTGCTGGTCCCCAGCAGGGTGGGAGCTGGCCTGGTCCTTCAGCTTCCCCGCCTGCCCCGGCTCCTCAGCCCCACTCTGCCCACAGGCGATGGCAGCCACCACGGTGACCGAGTCCGGAGGCATGAGGATCATCACGGAGGTCATCCCGGCCACAGACCCCCGAGCGGCCCAGCTGGCCTCCAGCTCCACGCTGCCTGCATCCACCACGTTGTCATTTCAAGTCAGAGGCTTCAGAAAGGCTCAGCCCAAGGCGCTGGGG CTCCTGGTCTCAGGCTCTCTGCTGGTGGAAAGTGAAAAAAGAGATAACATCTTGCTG GTGAAGACCTGCTGCGTTGTCAACATGGGGGTCATCCTGAGCACGCTGGTGGCCACTCTTGTCCACACCACGGCCATCACTCACGATGCCCCTGGCTGCGAGACCAACATGCCGTACCAGCTGAAAGCCGAGTGGTGCTTCAACGCTGATAACAAG ATCCTGACCAACGGGCTGGATTCCATGTTCGTCATCTTCAGCTTCCTGGAGTTCTGCGTGGCGGTGGCGGCCCTGGCCTTTGGCTACAATGCCATCAAGCAGCACAACTACATGCCCATG gcGCCGTAG